Proteins co-encoded in one Desulfosalsimonas propionicica genomic window:
- a CDS encoding LamG-like jellyroll fold domain-containing protein, producing MSTTIHVNESEGALYLNGEKIDETNNLTSEDFYYNDKVISIGGFNPEDYYHNFQGYLDEIKLFNSAFSESEIKELI from the coding sequence TTGTCGACTACCATACATGTTAACGAATCGGAGGGTGCTCTATATTTAAATGGCGAAAAAATCGATGAGACCAATAATCTTACTTCTGAGGATTTTTATTACAATGATAAAGTGATATCGATCGGAGGGTTCAATCCGGAAGACTACTATCACAATTTTCAAGGTTATTTGGATGAGATTAAGCTTTTCAACAGCGCCTTCAGCGAATCGGAAATTAAAGAATTGATTTAA